One Myxococcus stipitatus genomic window, TGTGGCTGTCGCACCTGGGGCCGCGACACCGGGTGAGTCCTCGGGACTTGAACCGGCTGTCGACCATGGCGGAGCTGGCGGGCGGGCACATCCGCAACGCCGTGCTGCTGGCCGCGGTGCTGGCGCGGCAGGAAGCGCGCCCCATCGAATACGCCGACCTCTTGAGAGGGTTCGCCAGCGAATACAAGAAGCTCGGCCGGCATGTCCCGGCGGAGCTGCGCGACGCGGGCCCGCTCCCGTCGCCACACCGCCCGGCCTCGGGCGAGTCCTGATTCCCGCTTCGCTTCATTGGAGGAAAGGCACATGCCCACTGCGACACCGGAACCCAGCCTCGCGCCCTCCACCATTGTCCTGGGCGAGGGGGCCCACACCTACGTCCTCCCCGCCAACGACGACGGCTCGTCCGAGCCCATCCAGCTGGGCTTCCCCGTCAACTTCTTCGGGGCGCTCCATACGTCGGTCTTCATCAACATCAACGGCAACGTCACGTTCCGGGAGCCGCTCTACAAGTACCTGCCCTTCCCCATGGGGGGCGGGACGCCGCCCATCATCGCGCCCTTCCTCGCGGACGTGGACGTGAGGAGCCCCGCGTCGGCGCGGGTGCGGTATGGCACGGTGGACTTCGAGGGCAGCCGGGCCTTCTGTGTGAATTGGATCGACGTCGGCTATCACGCGGAGCGCGGTGACAAGCTCAACCGCTTCCAGTTGCTGCTCGTGGACCGCAACGACCTGGGGCTGGGCAGCTTCGACATCGTGATGAACTACGAGCGGCTGGTCTGGGAGTCGGGCGGTTCCGCGGGCGGTGGCGACGGCCTGGGCGGACATGCGGCGGGCGGAGGCTACTCGGCGGGGACGGGGGAACAGGGGACCGCCTTCGAGTTCCCCGGGGCCCGCACGACAGGGGCGCTCCTCGATGGGAACGCCACCACCGGGCTGACGCGCACCAGCCGGAACAGCTCGGTCCTGGGTCGGCACATCTTCCGTTTGAGGGGCGGTCATCCGGAGCTCCCGCGCCCCCTCGGTCGCGCGCAGTACGGCCTGCCCCGCGCCGTGTTGCGGCCCGACGGTCAGGTGCTCGTCCTGGGTGGCTCCCAGCCGCACGTGGACCTGTTCGTCCCCGCGTCGTCCGGCGTCGCCGATGCCTGGGTGGCCACGGGCGACTCCCTCGTCGACCGCCGTTTCCACACCGCCACGCTGCTGGAGGCACGGGTGCAGGGCGTCTTCGTCACGGGCGGAGAGAGCCAGCCCACCACCACGGAGTTGCACGACTCACGCACGGGCGTCTGGCGCGCCACGGCGGTGATGAGCGTGGGACGCATCGGGCACACGGCCACGCGGTTGAAGGATGGACGGGTGCTCGTGACGGGGGGCTACAACCCCACCACCCAGGGGCTCGAGACGTCCGAGCTGTATGACGCCGCGACGGATACGTGGACGGCGACCGGGAAGCTGAACGTCGGGCGCAGCAAGCACACCGCCACGCTCCTCCCGGACGGCAAGGTGCTCGTGACAGGAGGGCTGGACGCGTCCTCTGGGCCGTTGAGGTCCACGGAGCTGTACGACCCCAACACGGGGGCCTGGGAGCCCGCGGGCGACATGCTGGGCCTGCGCTTCGAGCACACGGCCACGCTGATGCAGGACGGCCGGGTGCTGGTGGCGGGCGGCGCTCCGTACATGGACATCAGCGGCTCCACGGAGGTGTTCTATCCGAGCGAGAAGACCTGGGCGGCCGTGGGCAACATGGCGAGGCCCCGGCGCAAGCACACCGCCACGCTGCTGCCCACCTGCCACGTGCTCGTCACCGGGGGCGGCCATGAGCACAACGGCACGCTCGACAGCGTCGAGCTGTTCGACGTCCACACGGATACGTGGAGCACCGTCTCCTCGCTGAGCGTCCCCCGCGCGTACCACGCGGCCACGCTGCTGAACGATGGCCGCGTGCTCATCGTCGGCGGCGCCAACGACGCGGCTCGCGGGACGTACGAGGTCTACTACCCGCCTCGCCACAGGAAGTAGTCCGGCGGTCCGCCCTGCTCCACCCCCACCCGCGTCGCGAGGCGCGGGCGAGGGTAAGGCCAGAGGCCCGCCCAGTCGTGTCATGAGCCCGTGGAGCCGAGGGCGGCACTGTCAGCCGCGAGTTGCCTCATCAGGGGTTTGATGACCAACGACTCCAGCTCGACCGACGAATTGACCGTCATGAGCGGCACGGCCACAGACGTGACCCGGTCGTCGATGATCAGCTCCTTGAAGCTCGCGACGTCCGCGCTGGTGAACCAATCCGTCTCGAGGTCCCCGGCATGGACCGTGCGGACGACGCCGTCTGGGGGATGTCCCCGGGCCGCGACCTGCGACGCGGAGAGCGTATAGACCGCGTTCGGCTCCCGCCGCACGGCCATCGACGAGGCGAAGCAGACGGGCACCTCCGAGAATCGCTCCGGCGGCATCAACACCACGCCGACCGTGACGATGCCGCCGTCCTTCTTCCCACGCACACGGAACTGGCGGATGAAGTACTCCGCGAGCCACTCGTCTGGCGCCGTCGCGCGGAAGGTAGTCAGCGGATACGACGCGCTCCAACCCTCGTACGGCAGCAGCCCATACTCACTCAACAGGACATCGGCGCTCATCAGCAGCCGCGAGACGTTCCTGTGGATGCTCCGGACGTACCGGAAGGTCTCCACGATGGAGGCACCTGTCTCATTGCTCATTCACCCCTCCTCGTACGTCCAGCTGCGCGTCGGTGGATGCGTCACGGGCCAGTCGAACCTCAGGCCGAAGGTCCAGGGAAGGCTCGGACCAGGAGGCCCTACCCAGGCCCAGACGTCCTGGAAGGACCACGGCGAGTGGTTCATCGGGGCGGCGGCCCAGGGCTCCATCGGGCGCACTGGCGCCAGCCCCCAATGCTCGTCGAGCAGTTGGGACACCTCCGCCAGCACGCGGTGATTCCGCCTCGCCTCCGGCGCCACGTGCTCGCCAAAGGCCCGCCACGACAGCCAATAGAGAGGAGCGCGTGGCGCCTCCTTCTCCTCGAGTTCTGTCTGGGTCTCCACGAACTCGTCGAAGGGGAACGCCATGCCACGCGTGACATAGACGACGCCGAGCGCCACCGCGCCCGTGCGCGCCGCCTCGGTGCGAAGCCGGAGCCAGTACTTGCCGAGCTGGTCCGTCACGGGGCCGCCCTCCGACGGGAACGATGACTTGCCCGACAACAGCTTCGCCTCGATGAGCAGGAGGAGCTCGGGTCCTTTCTTCCGCCGGAACCGGAGGACCAGTTCGGGCTCGGCGCCGGGCGCGGTAAGTTCGTCACTCGGGGCCATGTCCGGTCCCGAGCCATCTCCGAGCGAACGGTCCCAGAACGAGTAGAGGACCTCCGTGACGTCCGCCAACAGGTCCTTCAAGCGGGCCCCATGCTCGTCACGCGCGGCGCCCACGAAGGGAAGCAGGGCGACGTCGGCATCGACATACGAACAGGCCCCGAAGACGGCCGCCGTGAGGAGGTCTTCGATCTCGAACGGAGGTCGGACGAAGTAACGGGCCAACTTTCCCCGGAGGAACCCGATCAACATCGCCCACGTGCTCCGGCAGAGGCGGCCCCACCAGGTGTCGGAGGTGTGCCATCGGAATCTAGGATAGCCCCCCACTGGCGCATTGGCACTGGCCTCCCCATCGTTGTCTGGATGGACGAAGCCTAACGGGGCGCGTGGCTCGCCATCAATCCTCCGGAGGAATTGCGTGGCAGTGGCCAGCAGTGTCTCACTCGACCTCGCGACCGAGCTGCTCGGGATGCACGAGGGTGATTTGACCGCCCTCATAGGAGACCAATCCCTCCCGAACGAAGAAGCGCAACCACTTGTTGGCGCTCTCCCGCGTGAGGCCACACAGGTTGGCCAGCTCCGTCTGGGTGAGCTTCTGGGCGATGACGACCCCCTCGGGGCCCGGGCGCCCCACGTGCTGGGCCAGGTCCAGCAGCACCCGGACCAACCGCGCGCGGGCGTCGAGGAATGTGGTGTCATGAACAATCTGGGTGACCCGGCGCACCAGCCGGCTGAGGGTCGTGAGCAGCCCCAACGCCACCTGGGGGCGTATCGCGAGGTAGCGCTGGAAGTCCTCGCGCCGCAGGCGCAGCACTTCGACCTCCTCCCGAGCCACCGCGTCTGTGGAACGCGGGGCGCCATCGAGGAGCGCGAGTTCACCGAAGAAGTCTCCACGCTCCAGCAGCGCGAGGATGACCTCCTTTCCCTCGGACGAACTCAGTCGGATGGCGACCTGTCCCCTGCGCAGGATGTGGAGCGCCGTCCCCACGTCTCCCTGATGGAAGATGACCTCTCCGCGCACGTAGCGGCGGGACGTCATGAGCGTCGAGAGATGCTCCAGTTCCTCACGAGGCAGACTCTCGAAGAGGGGGATCCGCGCAAGCAGCTCTGCGTAGGACATGGCGTCCTCCAGGGGCGGTGGCTGAAAGGGATTGTAGCCGCTCCTGGCCCGCGCGTTCTGTGAGGGCCTTCACACTCCGCCGAACCCTGGACCCGGCAATGCCTCCTGTCGATGCATTCACAGCCAGGGTGTGAGCGCCTTCACTGCCGCGCGCCGTGCCAGCACTACCTTGAGGAGACCCTCGCGGTGGATGACTGGAGCCCCCATGCCTTTCCTCCCCCAACCGACATGCCCGACCTTTCCCGAGACTCCACGCACGCGGAGGTTCGGCGCATCGAGGACTGGCGTCGAACGAGTTCCCAGCCAGGAGGACCCCAGGAGTCGTAGCGCGGAGCTCTTCGCCACGGGAGGCCTGGAAGGAGCACTCGCCGCCTTGCGCGACGCGGCCGAGGCGTCTTCCGAGGATGTCTTCGCCAGGAAGCGGGTGGCGGACATGCTGCTGCGCCTGGGACGGACGCGCGAGGCCGTGGACGAGTACCAGGTCGTCGCCGCGGCCTGGGCGCGACAAGGCATGCTGCGACAGGCGATCGCCGTGTGCCGGATCATCCTCCAACTCGACATGGGAGACGCCAGCACGCGTTGGCTGTTCCGGGAGCTCCATGCCCGCAGCGGCCTTCCGGTCCCCGCGCTCTTCCCAGACGCGTCGGGGTATCCCTCCGAGAGACGATCGGAGGTGAGGTCAATCCCCGCTCCGGCCTACGCCGTGGACGGCGCCCTGCAAGGCAGTCCGTTCTTCGCCGAGCTGCCTTGCACGTTACGGATGGCGGTGGAGAACGCCGTGACGCCGGTCTCCTTGCGGTCGGGGGAGACG contains:
- a CDS encoding Crp/Fnr family transcriptional regulator; translated protein: MSYAELLARIPLFESLPREELEHLSTLMTSRRYVRGEVIFHQGDVGTALHILRRGQVAIRLSSSEGKEVILALLERGDFFGELALLDGAPRSTDAVAREEVEVLRLRREDFQRYLAIRPQVALGLLTTLSRLVRRVTQIVHDTTFLDARARLVRVLLDLAQHVGRPGPEGVVIAQKLTQTELANLCGLTRESANKWLRFFVREGLVSYEGGQITLVHPEQLGREVE
- a CDS encoding Kelch repeat-containing protein; protein product: MPTATPEPSLAPSTIVLGEGAHTYVLPANDDGSSEPIQLGFPVNFFGALHTSVFININGNVTFREPLYKYLPFPMGGGTPPIIAPFLADVDVRSPASARVRYGTVDFEGSRAFCVNWIDVGYHAERGDKLNRFQLLLVDRNDLGLGSFDIVMNYERLVWESGGSAGGGDGLGGHAAGGGYSAGTGEQGTAFEFPGARTTGALLDGNATTGLTRTSRNSSVLGRHIFRLRGGHPELPRPLGRAQYGLPRAVLRPDGQVLVLGGSQPHVDLFVPASSGVADAWVATGDSLVDRRFHTATLLEARVQGVFVTGGESQPTTTELHDSRTGVWRATAVMSVGRIGHTATRLKDGRVLVTGGYNPTTQGLETSELYDAATDTWTATGKLNVGRSKHTATLLPDGKVLVTGGLDASSGPLRSTELYDPNTGAWEPAGDMLGLRFEHTATLMQDGRVLVAGGAPYMDISGSTEVFYPSEKTWAAVGNMARPRRKHTATLLPTCHVLVTGGGHEHNGTLDSVELFDVHTDTWSTVSSLSVPRAYHAATLLNDGRVLIVGGANDAARGTYEVYYPPRHRK